Proteins from a genomic interval of bacterium:
- a CDS encoding ribonucleotide reductase N-terminal alpha domain-containing protein, which translates to MPLTLSENAVTVLERRYLKRDDEGRPVETPEELFHRVAGAIASADENYADLTHSVDTGATTARFYEMMA; encoded by the coding sequence ATGCCGCTGACGCTTTCCGAAAACGCCGTCACCGTCCTCGAGCGGCGCTACCTCAAACGCGACGACGAGGGCCGACCCGTCGAAACCCCCGAGGAGCTCTTCCACCGCGTCGCGGGGGCCATCGCCTCGGCCGACGAAAACTACGCCGACCTGACCCACTCCGTGGACACGGGGGCCACGACGGCCCGCTTCTACGAGATGATGGCCA